From the genome of Candidatus Tectomicrobia bacterium:
ACTTCGGGGCCAAGCGCCAGATCTTCGAGGAGCTCTCCCGCCGCTTCGACCTCGAGGTGGTGCCCGCCGCCGAGACGGCGGACGCCGTGCTCGGGCGCCGGCCCGCCGCCGTCTTCCTCTCGAACGGCCCGGGCGACCCGGCGGCGCTGGGCTACATCGTGAAGAACGTCCGGGACATGCTCGGCCGGGTGCCCATCGTGGGCATCTGCCTCGGCCACCAAATCCTCGCCCAGGCCCTGGGCGGCAAGACCTACAAGCTCAAGTTCGGCCACCACGGCGCGAACCACCCCGTCCAGGACGTGAAGGGCCGCGGAGTGGACATCACCTCGCAAAACCACTCCTTCGCCGTGGACCCCGGGAGCCTCCCGGACGGCGCCCTCGTCACCCACCTGAGCCTCAACGACGGGACCTGCGAGGGCCTGCGCTCGGAGGACCCCGCCGTCTTCTCGGTCCAGTACCACCCCGAGGCAAGTCCAGGCCCACATGATGCAAGGCATTTGTTCGATACGTTTTATGCGTTCTGCGTGGGGGAGTGAGGGGGGAGATGGCTGAATCCGAAGAAAGATTGAAGCGCGAATCCCACCTCAAACGTATTGAAGATTTGCTTGAAGTGATTCAGGTAGAGTTTAGGCACCGAAGTAATGAGATGGAAGTGAGCAGAGAACAAAAAATTGGCGGCATTGTGAGTAATTTCAATGGAAGAGGAGTATTGCAATCGAGCATGTGTTGTCATGCAATTTTGAATGTATGCGTTGAGGATATACGAGCGCTTGCGGAATATGTTTTCACGGTTGGGCTCGATTATGCAAGACAAGTTAGTTTTGATTCCGACAAGGAATTTCTTGTTCGTTTCTCGGGGCACTCAGTCGGATTAATTGAGCAGGAATGGGTGAAACAACGTGGGCAGCTGGATAAACGAAAATACCAGCATGATTTTTCCTACGAAGACCATTTGAAAAAAAACGTCTCTCCGATTATTGCTCGCTTGATTGAGAGGATTGCCCTGGTAGGTAAGAAAGCTGCACTTGGAATTGGAGTACGACAGGAGATTCACATGGAATCTCATAGTATCAATATTTCGCAGGCGGGCATTGTGAATTTTGGCGGTATGTATGGTCAGATTGAAGGAAATGTCACTGCTCTGAATCAAAGTGGTGCTGAGGAAGTCGCGGAAGCTTTCAAGAAGTTGATTGAGGCGATAGATCGGTCTCCCCTGGAAACTGCGCAGAAGCGCGAAATTGTTGAATTGACGAGTGAGCTAAGCCAGCAAGCAAAAGAGCCGAAAGAATCCCGCAAGGGAGCGGTGGTCAGCGCTCTCTTGGGAAGGCTGAATGAGATGGTGAAACTATATTCCGGTCTTCAGGCTATTTGGCAAGATGTCGAGCCAATTATTACGATGTGGTTCCAATCTTAGGAGTTTTATAGTCGTCCCCGCCCACGGGAGGGCCGCGGCGAGTCCGGGATTCGCCGCGGTGGCCGGGGCGGCTTAACAGGGATGGGACGATGGTTCTCCCGGGAGGGGAGATTGAACTTATGAGTCAGCTTTTCGCCGCCGCTCGATAACCGGCCAGAGGAAGCGCCGCCATGATACGCAAAGAGAGGGTGAAGGGGAGCGGGAAGGTGCGGGTGACGTTCGTCCTGCCGAAGGACCAGCCGCACGGGAAGGTCTCGGTCGTGGGGGACTTCAACGGCTGGGAGCCCAACAAGACGCCGCTGGTGCGGCGGGCGAACCAGGCCTACAGCGCGGCGATCACGCTGGAGGCGGGCCGGCGCTACGCCTTCCGCTACATCACCGGGAAGGGCATCTGGCTCGACGAGCCGGAGGCCGACGCCCGCGAGCCCAACGGCTTCGGCGGCGAGAACTGCGTGGTGGTGACGTGAGGGGCGACAGGCGCGGCATCGTCCGTAGGGGCGAGGCATGCCTCGCCCCTACAAGATAGGTGCTCGGACCCATTATCCGTAGGGTCGGTTCCATGATGTCATTCTGAGCGACCGGAGGGAGCGAAGAATCTGCTTTTCGTTGTTCAGGGATGAAAAAAGAAGCAGATTTCTCACTGCGCTCGGAATGACAGTTCCTCTCATCCATCGAGCGAAAAGGAAATTGTAGCCCCCCATGCCCAGGCGCGCGGACATCCGGAAAATCCTCATCATCGGCTCGGGGCCCATCGTCATCGGGCAGGCCTGCGAGTTCGACTACTCGGGCACCCAGGCCTGCAAGGCGCTGCGGGAGGAGGGCTACCAGGTCGTCCTGGTGAACTCGAACCCGGCCACCATCATGACCGACCCCGAGACGGCCGAGGCCACCTACGTCGAGCCCATCACGGCGGATGTGGTGCGCCAGATCATCGAGAAGGAGCGCCCGGACGCGCTGCTCCCGACGATGGGCGGGCAGACGGGGCTCAACACCGCCGTGGAGCTGGCCGAGGCGGGGGTCTTGGAGGAGTTCGGGGTCGAGCTCATCGGGGCCAAGCTCCCGGCCATCAAGTGCGCCGAGGACCGCGAGCTCTTCAAGCACGCGATGGCCGAGATCGGCCTCGAC
Proteins encoded in this window:
- a CDS encoding isoamylase early set domain-containing protein; this encodes MIRKERVKGSGKVRVTFVLPKDQPHGKVSVVGDFNGWEPNKTPLVRRANQAYSAAITLEAGRRYAFRYITGKGIWLDEPEADAREPNGFGGENCVVVT